A region of Coccinella septempunctata chromosome 5, icCocSept1.1, whole genome shotgun sequence DNA encodes the following proteins:
- the LOC123313472 gene encoding uncharacterized protein LOC123313472 — protein MDFQIVNGSQLPNYIDRKVSVTGFVNTAVINALTFELRATDNVMVKVNLKKPLDRPIEGYVEVQGVFQNRAITASNLIVFENTDFDAEGHNTLCSLLQSIPNLWSTQKV, from the exons ATGGATTTTCAAATCGTTAATGGGAGTCAGTTGCCCAATTATATAGATAGAAAAGTAAGTGTTACAGGATTTGTTAATACAGCTGTTATAAATGCACTTACTTTCGAATTGAGAGCTACAGATAATGTTATGGTGAAAGTTAATTTGAAGAAACCCTTAGATCGACCCATTGAAGGATATGTTGAA GTACAAGGTGTATTCCAAAATAGGGCCATCACAGCTTCTAACTTGATAGTATTTGAAAATACTGATTTTGATGCTGAAGGGCATAATACTCTATGCAGTCTACTACAATCGATTCCTAATTTATGGAGTACTCAAAAAGTATAG